Proteins from a single region of Pyrus communis chromosome 6, drPyrComm1.1, whole genome shotgun sequence:
- the LOC137737784 gene encoding small ribosomal subunit protein uS7-like produces the protein MNLYFSFIYYFQLCLYRTMAAAAIAAPSAVEPTEPHYDVKLFNRWSFDDVQVSDISLADYVGVVPARHATYVPHTAGRYSVKRFRKAQCPIVERLTNSLMMHGRNNGKKLMAVRIIRHAMEIIHLLTDLNPVQVIVDAVVNSGPREDATRIGSAGVVRRQAVDISPLRRVNQAIYLLTTGARESAFRNVKTIAECLADELINAAKGSSNSYAIKKKDEIERVAKANR, from the exons ATGaatttgtatttctcttttatttattattttcaattgtGTTTATACAGAACCATGGCTGCCGCCGCTATAGCTGCTCCTTCTGCGGTCGAACCAACGGAACCTCACTATGACGTGAAGCTGTTCAACCGCTGGAGCTTCGACGATGTCCAG GTCAGTGACATTTCACTGGCGGACTATGTTGGAGTGGTGCCTGCCAGGCATGCAACTTACGTACCTCACACTGCTGGGAGATACTCAGTGAAGCGATTCAGGAAAGCTCAGTGCCCAATTGTGGAGAGGCTTACAAACTCACTCATGATGCATGGAAGAAACAACGGAAAGAAATTGATGGCTGTCAGGATTATTAGGCATGCAATGGAAATTATCCATTTGCTGACTGATCTTAACCCAGTCCAAGTTATTGTTGATGCTGTCGTTAACAG TGGTCCACGTGAAGATGCAACCCGTATtggatctgctggagtggtTAGGCGTCAAGCTGTGGATATCTCACCTTTGAGACGTGTGAATCAGGCTATCTATCTCCTCACAACCGGTGCTCGTGAGTCTGCTTTTAGAAATGTCAAAACTATCGCAGAATGTTTGGCTGATGAACTTATCAACGCTGCAAAAGGTTCCTCTAACAG TTATGCAATCAAGAAGAAGGATGAGATAGAAAGAGTTGCAAAGGCCAACCGTTAA